The following coding sequences are from one Thunnus maccoyii chromosome 17, fThuMac1.1, whole genome shotgun sequence window:
- the bmp2b gene encoding bone morphogenetic protein 2b — MVAVVRCLMVLLLAQVLLEGATGLIPEVGRRKYSESGKQTPEQSESFLNEFELRLLNMFGLRRRPTPSKQAVVPQYMVDLYRMHSANGDHSTKRPKSMGKHAERAASKANTIRSFHHEESMEALASLKGKTTQQFYFNLTSIPEEELITSAELRIYRDQVMGATSPSNSSRNSSTSNSAIAGGFHRINIYEMFGVPAAHGGEPLARLLDTRLVQDSLSRWESFDVSPAVSQWTSGKGHNHGFMVEVLHPEEGEIDGGHAQRRSRHVRVSRSLHQDQDSWPQARPLLVTYGHDGRGDSVLHTREKRQAALRKQRRKHQHKASCKRHALYVDFSDVGWNEWIVAPPGYHAFYCHGECPFPLADHLNSTNHAIVQTLVNSVNSNIPRACCVPTDLSPISLLYLDEYEKVILKNYQDMVVEGCGCR, encoded by the exons ATGGTCGCCGTGGTCCGCTGTCTCATGGTACTGCTGCTCGCTCAGGTGTTGCTGGAAGGTGCTACGGGACTTATCCCCGAGGTCGGCCGGAGGAAATACAGCGAATCCGGGAAACAGACCCCAGAGCAGTCGGAGAGCTTCCTCAACGAGTTTGAGCTTCGGCTTCTCAATATGTTTGGACTGAGGCGCAGGCCGACCCCGAGCAAGCAAGCCGTGGTGCCGCAGTACATGGTGGACCTTTACCGCATGCACTCAGCAAACGGAGACCACAGCACTAAACGGCCCAAGAGCATGGGGAAACACGCAGAGAGAGCCGCCAGCAAGGCCAACACGATTAGAAGCTTTCACCATGAAG AGTCTATGGAGGCCCTGGCCAGCCTTAAAGGCAAAACGACCCAGCAGTTCTACTTCAACCTCACTTCTATCCCAGAGGAGGAGCTCATCACCTCCGCAGAGCTACGTATCTACAGGGATCAGGTTATGGGAGCTACATCCCCCAGCAACAGCTCCAGAAACAGCAGCACTAGTAATAGTGCTATTGCTGGTGGCTTCCACCGTATCAACATTTATGAGATGTTTGGGGTTCCTGCAGCTCATGGTGGGGAACCTCTGGCACGTCTGCTGGACACTCGGCTAGTGCAGGACTCTTTGAGCCGATGGGAGAGCTTTGACGTCAGCCCCGCTGTATCTCAGTGGACCTCTGGGAAAGGCCACAACCACGGCTTCATGGTGGAGGTGCTTCACCCAGAGGAGGGGGAAATAGATGGGGGGCATGCCCAGAGAAGAAGTAGGCATGTCAGGGTGAGCCGGTCCCTGCACCAGGACCAGGACTCGTGGCCTCAGGCTCGGCCCCTACTGGTAACGTATGGCCATGACGGCCGTGGGGACTCAGTGCTCCACACACGGGAAAAACGTCAGGCGGCACTCCGCAAACAACGCAGGAAGCACCAGCACAAGGCCAGCTGCAAGAGGCATGCCCTGTATGTGGACTTCAGTGATGTGGGGTGGAACGAGTGGATAGTGGCGCCCCCTGGCTACCACGCCTTTTACTGCCACGGGGAATGTCCGTTCCCCCTAGCAGACCACCTCAATTCTACCAATCATGCCATTGTGCAGACGCTGGTCAACTCAGTCAACTCAAACATCCCCAGAGCCTGTTGTGTGCCCACTGACCTCAGCCCCATCTCTCTGCTCTACCTGGATGAATATGAGAAGGTCATCCTTAAAAACTACCAGGACATGGTGGTGGAGGGATGTGGCTGCCGGTGA